Proteins from a genomic interval of Zingiber officinale cultivar Zhangliang chromosome 1B, Zo_v1.1, whole genome shotgun sequence:
- the LOC122043996 gene encoding cytokinin dehydrogenase 6-like, translating into MAAGTSSWLDNIAPEIASKLHSDGEAVARFATDYGGIISAAPPAAVLRPSSPEDIAALIRCANRADSPFSVAARGNGHSTHGQAFAPGGVAIDMAELRGVGKRIRVSAEESYVDAGGEQLWIDVLEETLRHGMSMRSWVDYLYLTVGGTLSNAGVGGMVFQHGPMVSSVLELDVITGKGEMVTCSPELHSDLFNGVLGGLGQLGVITRARISLRPTPAKVRWLRLFYTDFDSLTSDQEFLISLRDKIGFDYVEGQVLLNHQQVDDPNFFSIEEAERINQLTAEFNAMYLLEVAVFFDSTSLVDQKVEGLLQRLSFVPGFAFSKDVSHFEFLNRVYTEEEHRKSSMAVDPSKIRHPWLNLFVPKSRIRDFQTGAEGILQNINPTGVVLLYPMNRNRWNENMTVVVPDEEVFYSVEFLWTSTEEDWKNLEAGNNEILGFCHRQGVQAKQYLAHYKSRTDWMEHFGEVKWKRFMQLKQTYDPKALLSPEQHIFTN; encoded by the exons ATGGCTGCCGGAACCTCATCGTGGCTCGACAACATCGCACCCGAGATCGCAAGCAAGCTCCATTCCGACGGCGAAGCCGTCGCCCGATTCGCCACCGACTACGGCGGCATCATCAGTGCCGCGCCTCCGGCGGCCGTGCTCCGACCCTCTTCGCCGGAGGACATCGCGGCGCTCATCCGTTGCGCGAACCGCGCTGACTCCCCGTTCTCCGTCGCTGCCCGCGGCAACGGGCACTCCACCCACGGGCAGGCCTTCGCGCCCGGCGGCGTGGCCATCGACATGGCTGAGCTCCGCGGCGTAGGGAAGCGGATCCGTGTGTCGGCGGAGGAGTCCTACGTCGACGCCGGCGGGGAGCAGCTCTGGATCGACGTGCTGGAAGAGACGCTGAGGCACGGAATGTCGATGAGGTCGTGGGTGGACTACTTATATTTGACGGTCGGCGGCACGCTGTCAAACGCCGGTGTCGGCGGCATGGTTTTCCAGCACGGGCCGATGGTCTCCAGCGTGCTCGAGTTAGACGTCATCACCGGAAAGGGTGAGATGGTAACGTGCTCTCCGGAGTTGCACTCAGACTTATTCAACGGAGTCCTCGGCGGACTCGGCCAGTTGGGCGTCATCACCCGAGCTCGGATCAGTCTCCGCCCAACGCCGGCGAAGGTCCGATGGCTGAGGCTGTTCTACACCGACTTCGACAGCTTGACAAG TGACCAAGAGTTCCTGATCTCGCTGAGAGACAAAATCGGGTTCGACTACGTGGAGGGGCAGGTCCTCCTGAACCACCAGCAAGTCGACGACCCCAACTTCTTCTCGATCGAAGAAGCCGAGAGAATCAACCAGCTCACTGCCGAGTTCAACGCAATGTACCTCTTGGAAGTAGCCGTGTTCTTCGACTCTACGTCCTTGGTGGATCAG AAAGTCGAGGGCTTGCTGCAACGGCTGAGCTTTGTCCCTGGCTTTGCCTTCAGTAAGGACGTGAGCCATTTTGAATTCCTGAACAGAGTCTACACCGAGGAGGAACATAGAAAAAGCTCCATGGCGGTCGACCCCAGCAAAATCCGCCATCCATGGCTCAATCTCTTCGTGCCCAAGTCTAGAATCCGAGACTTTCAGACTGGAGCCGAAGGGATCCTCCAAAACATTAACCCTACAGGCGTTGTATTACTCTACCCCATGAACAGGAATAG GTGGAATGAGAACATGACTGTCGTAGTCCCTGATGAGGAGGTCTTCTATAGTGTAGAGTTTCTTTGGACTTCGACAGAGGAGGACTGGAAGAACCTTGAGGCCGGTAACAATGAAATATTAGGGTTTTGCCATCGACAGGGCGTCCAAGCAAAGCAGTATTTAGCTCATTATAAATCGCGAACCGATTGGATGGAACACTTTGGAGAAGTTAAGTG